Genomic DNA from Pirellulales bacterium:
TCGATTCCGTGCCCGCCAGTAGGTAGACAAGCCCGAATCGATCGCTCGCCCCGCGATAGTGCAGATAATCGACGCAGGTGATATCGACCAAGAAATCAAATCGCCGCTCACGGTTGAGGAACTCCAGCACGGCGTAAACCGCGCCTGGCTGAACGACGGCGCGCAGTTCGCCACGAAACTCGCTCGTCTTCACTTCTGGAAAACGGGCCGACAGCGCGGCGATCGTGGCGGGATCGGTCATCTGACATCCTTGGTCCGAGGGACTTTTTCCTCGTAGCTGAATTCGCCAGAATTCAGCCGCATCACGTTTGCATCGGCATCGGAATTCTGGCGAATTCCGCTACAAGATCGGGCTCCGCGCGCCGTCGATCTGCGGCAGCCCGTTGATCTCCACCAGCGCTCGTTTCGGCTGCTGCCGCTTGGCTGAGTCGAATTCCGTCCCCCGCCGCGTCCCTTCCCGTTGAATCTTGTCTTGTAAATCGATGATCGACTGGATCAATTGTTCCGGCCGCGGAGGGCAGCCCGGCACATAGATATCAACCGGAATGAATCGATCGATGCCCTGCACGACGCAGTACGTGTCGAACACGCCTCCGGTCGACGCGCAGGCCCCCATCGAAATGCACCACTTCGGCTCGTGCATCTGCTGCCAAATCCGCTGCAACACCGGCAGCATCTTCATCACTACGCGCCCGGCGACGATCATCAAATCGCACTGCCGCGGGCTGAAGCGAAACACCTCGGCCCCGAAACGGGCGATATCGTGCTTGCTCGCCCCGGTGGCCATCAACTCGATCCCGCAGCAGGCCGTGGCAAAGGGCATCGGCCAAAGGCTGTTCTTGCGGCACCAACTCGCCAACGCGTCGAGTTGGCTCAACATCACGTTTTCGGGCACTTCTACCGCCATCGAAATACCCCTTTTCGCCAAACATAGACGAAGCCCAGCGCCAGCAAGCCGATAAACACCATCGCCTCGCCAAACACCAGCCCGCGGCTTTGCACCAATCCGTGAGCGACGGCCGAATCGATTCCCACCAGCGACTGGCCGGCGGCAGCGGCAATTCCGGGGTCTTCGCCGTGCGGCCGACTGGCGACCGCCCAGGGGTAAAGGAACAGCAGTTCGACGTCAAATACCAGGAAAGCGATCGCCACTAAGTGGAACCGAACGTCGAACCGCCGCCGCGTGTCGTGGATCGGGTCCATGCCGCTTTCATACGGCATTTGCTTGACGGCCGTCCGCCGCCGCGGAGCTAGCAATTTGGCCGGCATTAACAGAGCAACGGAGAGAAGCGTTGCCAGCACAACGAACAAGATGACAGGCAGGATCGTTGCCATAACCGACTTCAAATCTGTAGGTTGCGCCGGCCCAGTGACTTTGTGAATCTTGTCACAAAGTAGCCGTAAGAATCCTACCGACTCGGCGAATCAATCGTCAAGCCGCCCGCTGCGAATGCAGAGACGCTTCATTTCAGCGTAAAAAAAAGAACCCTTCGCAGGTGGGGCAGGAACCTACGAAGGGCAGGAAGCAAGGGCAAGCCCTCGATCCGCGGCTGAGTATCATCATGCAGGGAGTCACTCACAATACCACGGAAAGGGGGTGAGCAGGATATGCAAAAATCTGAAGAAATGTCGCTGCGGAAGGCATACAATCGGATTCGGTCGCCGTTAGCTCTCGGTTAAACGACCGCGATGGCCACCACCTTGGAAAGCACGTTTCGTATGCCGTCGCCCCGGCTTGGAATCCGCAGTGCTTCGATTTCCGCATGACTCTCGATCTGGTCAGCACGCTCCGTGACTTAGTCGCCATCCCGAGCGTCAATCCGATGGGCCGGTCCGTTAGTGGGCCTGAGTATTTCGAGCATCGGCTCACCGATCATCTCGAGCGGTTGTTCCAGCGGCTGGCGCTGCCCATCGAGCGGCAAACGATCGCTCCGCTGCGCGACAACATTCTGGCGAGGGTCGATGGCGACGTACCGCCGGAGCATGGCGGGCCGCTGCTGCTCTTCGAGGTGCATCAAGACACGGTTCCCGTCGAGGGAATGACCATCGAACCGTGGACGCCGGCCACCCGCGACGGCCGACTCTATGGCCGCGGCTCGTGCGATGTGAAAGGGGGCATGGCGGCCATGCTCGGCGCCATCGCGCGATTGGCGGAGGAACGCCCACCGGGCCGCGCCACCGTCGTGCTCGCCTGCACGGTGAACGAGGAGCATGGCTTCACGGGCGCGAGCGGGCTTTGCCGCCTGTGGTCGGGCGAACGGTCGTCGCTCGTCCCACGCGCGCCGGACGCGGCGATCGTGGCCGAGCCGACGCGGCTGGGCATCGTCGTCGCGCACAAGGGCGTCGTCCGCTGGCGTTGCCGCACGAACGGGCGCGCGGCGCACAGCTCGCAGCCCGAAGCCGGAGACAACGCCATTTATCGGATGGCGCCGATCGTGGCGGCGCTCGAGCGCTATCATCGAGAGGTGCTCGGCGGCTCTGCCGCGCATCCGCTCTGCGGCCGGCCGACGCTCAGCTTGGGAACGATCGCCGGAGGAATTAGCGTCAAC
This window encodes:
- the nuoB gene encoding NADH-quinone oxidoreductase subunit NuoB is translated as MAVEVPENVMLSQLDALASWCRKNSLWPMPFATACCGIELMATGASKHDIARFGAEVFRFSPRQCDLMIVAGRVVMKMLPVLQRIWQQMHEPKWCISMGACASTGGVFDTYCVVQGIDRFIPVDIYVPGCPPRPEQLIQSIIDLQDKIQREGTRRGTEFDSAKRQQPKRALVEINGLPQIDGARSPIL
- the ndhC gene encoding NADH-quinone oxidoreductase subunit A, which encodes MATILPVILFVVLATLLSVALLMPAKLLAPRRRTAVKQMPYESGMDPIHDTRRRFDVRFHLVAIAFLVFDVELLFLYPWAVASRPHGEDPGIAAAAGQSLVGIDSAVAHGLVQSRGLVFGEAMVFIGLLALGFVYVWRKGVFRWR
- a CDS encoding M20 family metallopeptidase gives rise to the protein MTLDLVSTLRDLVAIPSVNPMGRSVSGPEYFEHRLTDHLERLFQRLALPIERQTIAPLRDNILARVDGDVPPEHGGPLLLFEVHQDTVPVEGMTIEPWTPATRDGRLYGRGSCDVKGGMAAMLGAIARLAEERPPGRATVVLACTVNEEHGFTGASGLCRLWSGERSSLVPRAPDAAIVAEPTRLGIVVAHKGVVRWRCRTNGRAAHSSQPEAGDNAIYRMAPIVAALERYHREVLGGSAAHPLCGRPTLSLGTIAGGISVNTIPDQCTIEIDRRLLPGEDPARAYQQVIDYLSATIGDKDSRRHIEHDPPLMQSPGLSDAANGPLAERLAEAVRGVIGSATKTGVPFGTDAAAIARAGVPTVVFGPGSIDQAHTADEWVPLDEVAQASEILYRFARR